In Stenotrophomonas sp. ASS1, the following proteins share a genomic window:
- a CDS encoding serine hydrolase domain-containing protein, giving the protein MRNDPVRRHLCAALLAAGCGLSARSALASRRTSGSCSSLAALLRAEQQPGLAAVLVDHGRIAALATAGRRTVTRPSPIDRHTVFELGSITKVFTALLVFRLQQRQLLDVTAPIGLYVEGLPSEWASTSLLRLLSHTSGIPNYLNEDNFLRLMPTSPQPRELLAGVEQMPLEFAPGTRHAYSNTNYILLGLAIEHATRMDYWNVLQKEILSPLGMRDAGPRRSEDRRRIAQGHLFQDGQWHDPPPTAAGSAWAAGSLLASIDDMARLAVALDQGRLLPDGALRRMWCDTVLSNGSKAGWGAGWQVADDGNVVGHGGGTAGFTGYLRHVPAQRRTVVVLINRAGDINPQRIAERLDLGMRRCPDFQPPLL; this is encoded by the coding sequence ATGCGCAACGATCCTGTCCGGCGCCACCTGTGTGCAGCACTACTGGCTGCCGGCTGCGGCCTGTCTGCCCGGTCTGCACTGGCGAGCCGGCGTACTTCAGGCAGCTGCAGTTCGCTGGCCGCGCTGCTGCGGGCCGAGCAGCAGCCTGGCCTGGCGGCCGTTCTGGTAGATCATGGGCGCATCGCCGCGCTAGCCACGGCGGGCCGACGCACCGTCACCCGGCCCTCACCGATTGATCGCCATACCGTGTTCGAGCTGGGATCGATTACCAAGGTGTTCACGGCGCTGCTGGTATTCCGGCTCCAGCAGCGACAGTTGCTCGACGTCACGGCGCCCATCGGCCTGTATGTGGAGGGACTGCCTTCAGAGTGGGCATCCACTTCACTGCTGCGGCTGCTGAGCCATACCTCCGGCATTCCCAATTATTTGAATGAAGACAACTTCCTGCGATTGATGCCGACGAGTCCGCAACCCCGTGAACTGTTGGCAGGGGTGGAGCAGATGCCGCTGGAGTTTGCGCCAGGTACGCGGCATGCCTATTCCAATACGAACTACATTCTGCTCGGTCTGGCCATCGAACATGCAACCCGCATGGATTACTGGAACGTTCTCCAGAAAGAGATCCTGTCGCCGCTAGGCATGCGCGACGCGGGACCGCGCCGCTCAGAGGATCGGCGCCGGATTGCCCAGGGGCATCTATTCCAGGATGGCCAGTGGCACGACCCACCGCCCACTGCTGCGGGTTCGGCGTGGGCGGCCGGCAGCCTGTTGGCGAGCATCGATGACATGGCACGCCTTGCTGTGGCATTGGACCAGGGTCGGCTGCTACCTGATGGTGCGCTGAGGCGCATGTGGTGCGACACGGTTCTTTCCAACGGAAGCAAGGCGGGCTGGGGGGCCGGCTGGCAGGTTGCCGATGACGGCAATGTAGTCGGTCACGGAGGCGGAACCGCAGGCTTTACTGGGTACTTGCGGCACGTTCCTGCGCAACGAAGAACGGTCGTGGTCCTGATCAATCGTGCCGGAGACATCAATCCCCAGCGCATTGCAGAGCGCCTCGATCTTGGGATGCGCCGCTGCCCGGATTTTCAGCCGCCGCTGCTGTAA
- a CDS encoding LysR family transcriptional regulator, with translation MLERIHLSIVQQVEQQGSLTAAAGVLNLTQSALSHSMKKLEQQLGTDVWLREGRSLRLTQAGQYLLAVANRVLPQLDLAEERLGQFAQGERGALRIGMECHPCYQWLLKIVSPYLAAWPDVDVDVKQKFQFGGIGALFGYEIDLLVTPDPLLKPGLKFVPVFDYEQVLVVAKDHALAKVDHVKPRQLGQEVLISYPVPFERLDIYNQFLLPAGITPRRHKAIETTDIMMQMVASGRGVAAMPRWLVEEYAARMDVVPVRLGAKGIPKQIYLGAREADTGIDYLQAFVELARNSTPIAGNVGGAR, from the coding sequence ATGCTGGAACGGATCCACCTCAGCATCGTGCAGCAGGTCGAGCAGCAGGGCTCGTTGACCGCCGCCGCAGGCGTACTCAACCTGACCCAGTCAGCCCTGAGCCACAGCATGAAGAAGCTGGAACAGCAGCTGGGCACCGATGTCTGGCTGCGCGAAGGCCGCAGCCTGCGCCTGACCCAGGCCGGGCAGTACCTGCTGGCGGTGGCCAATCGCGTGCTGCCGCAGCTGGACCTGGCCGAAGAGCGACTGGGCCAGTTCGCACAGGGCGAGCGCGGTGCACTGCGCATCGGCATGGAATGCCATCCCTGCTACCAGTGGCTGCTGAAGATCGTCTCGCCGTACCTGGCCGCCTGGCCGGACGTGGATGTGGACGTCAAGCAGAAGTTCCAGTTCGGCGGTATCGGCGCGCTGTTCGGCTACGAGATCGATCTGCTGGTCACGCCCGATCCGCTGCTGAAGCCGGGCCTGAAGTTCGTGCCCGTGTTCGACTACGAGCAGGTGCTGGTGGTGGCCAAGGACCATGCACTGGCCAAGGTGGACCACGTAAAGCCGCGCCAGCTCGGCCAGGAAGTGCTGATCAGCTACCCGGTACCGTTCGAGCGCCTGGATATCTACAACCAGTTCCTGCTGCCGGCCGGCATCACGCCGCGGCGCCACAAGGCCATTGAAACCACCGACATCATGATGCAGATGGTGGCCAGCGGCCGTGGCGTGGCCGCCATGCCGCGCTGGCTGGTGGAGGAATATGCCGCACGCATGGACGTGGTGCCGGTGCGCCTGGGGGCGAAGGGCATTCCCAAGCAGATCTACCTGGGCGCGCGCGAGGCCGATACCGGTATCGACTACCTGCAGGCCTTCGTCGAACTGGCGCGTAACAGCACGCCGATTGCCGGCAACGTGGGCGGAGCGCGTTGA
- a CDS encoding DUF6622 family protein has translation MNMLQQLAAQTPIWVWLLLAFLIIRGIAAMKPGETSLQKLAIVPALFAAWGAWSISHRFGTSLTAWSEWLAGIATGAALAWPLLNRLKLTLDRSTGKLWRNADFSLLPLLLITFLVKYGFEVAFAVSPSLTANAGFSAAYLLLAGGFTGIFVGKYCRYLASLRMGTAGKGLETAG, from the coding sequence ATGAACATGCTCCAGCAACTCGCCGCACAGACGCCGATCTGGGTCTGGCTGCTCCTGGCCTTCCTGATCATCCGCGGCATCGCCGCCATGAAGCCAGGGGAGACCTCGCTGCAGAAGCTGGCGATCGTGCCCGCCCTGTTCGCCGCCTGGGGTGCGTGGTCGATCAGCCATCGCTTCGGCACGTCGCTGACTGCCTGGAGCGAGTGGCTGGCCGGCATCGCCACGGGTGCCGCGCTGGCCTGGCCGCTGCTGAATCGGCTGAAGCTGACGCTGGACCGCAGCACCGGCAAGCTCTGGCGCAACGCGGACTTCAGCCTGCTGCCGCTGCTGCTGATCACCTTCCTGGTCAAGTACGGCTTCGAAGTCGCATTTGCGGTGTCGCCGTCGTTGACTGCCAATGCTGGCTTCAGTGCCGCCTACCTGCTGCTGGCGGGCGGATTCACCGGCATCTTCGTCGGCAAGTACTGCCGGTACCTGGCCTCGCTGCGGATGGGTACGGCAGGCAAGGGGCTGGAAACCGCGGGCTGA
- a CDS encoding methionine synthase: MSTKKLLPTSTAGSLPKPSWLAEPEKLWSPWKLQDESLTEGKQDALRLSLQEQQHAGIDIVSDGEQTRQHFVTTFIEHLNGVDFEKRETVRIRNRYDASVPTVVGAVSRPKPVFVEDAKFLRRQTTQPIKWALPGPMTMIDTLYDAHYKSREKLAWEFAKILNEEAKELEAAGVDIIQFDEPAFNVFFDEVNDWGVAALERAIEGLKCETAVHICYGYGIKANTDWKQTLGSEWRQYEESFPKLQTSNLDIISLECHNSHVPIDLIELVRGKKVMVGAIDVASSTVETAEEVANTLRKALQFVDADKLYPSTNCGMAPLARDVARGKLRALSEGARIVREELSA, encoded by the coding sequence ATGTCGACGAAGAAACTGCTCCCCACCTCCACCGCCGGCAGCCTGCCCAAGCCCTCCTGGCTGGCGGAGCCCGAAAAGCTCTGGTCGCCCTGGAAACTGCAGGATGAAAGCTTGACCGAAGGCAAGCAGGATGCCCTGCGCCTGTCCCTGCAGGAACAGCAGCACGCCGGCATCGATATCGTCAGCGACGGTGAGCAGACCCGGCAGCACTTCGTTACCACGTTCATCGAGCACCTCAACGGCGTCGATTTCGAGAAGCGCGAAACCGTGCGCATCCGCAACCGCTACGACGCCAGCGTGCCGACCGTGGTCGGCGCCGTGAGCCGCCCCAAGCCGGTGTTCGTGGAGGATGCGAAGTTCCTGCGCCGGCAGACCACGCAGCCGATCAAGTGGGCACTACCCGGGCCGATGACCATGATCGACACCCTGTACGACGCGCACTACAAGAGCCGTGAGAAGCTGGCCTGGGAATTCGCGAAGATCCTCAACGAGGAAGCGAAGGAGCTGGAAGCCGCTGGCGTCGACATCATCCAGTTCGATGAGCCCGCCTTCAACGTGTTCTTCGACGAAGTGAACGACTGGGGCGTGGCCGCACTGGAGCGTGCGATCGAAGGACTGAAGTGCGAGACCGCCGTGCACATCTGCTACGGCTACGGCATCAAGGCCAACACCGACTGGAAGCAGACGCTGGGCTCGGAGTGGCGCCAGTATGAAGAGTCGTTCCCGAAGCTGCAGACCTCCAACCTCGACATCATCTCGCTGGAATGCCACAACTCGCACGTGCCGATCGACCTGATCGAGCTGGTGCGCGGCAAGAAGGTGATGGTGGGCGCCATCGACGTGGCCTCCAGCACGGTGGAGACGGCTGAGGAAGTAGCCAACACCCTGCGCAAGGCCCTGCAGTTCGTGGATGCCGACAAGCTTTATCCCAGCACCAACTGCGGCATGGCGCCGCTGGCCCGTGACGTGGCACGGGGCAAGCTGCGTGCGCTCAGCGAAGGGGCCAGGATCGTGCGCGAGGAGCTCTCGGCGTAA
- the msuE gene encoding FMN reductase: MTRPLRIVAVSGGLQRPSRAATLAEHLLDLIGEDVACEPHLIELGELAPQLAGALWRSQLPEAVERQLVAVEQADVLVVATPVYRGSYTGLFKHFFDFIHQDALVDTPILLAATGGSERHALVIDHQLRPLFSFFQARTLPLGVYATDRDFAEGRVHNDALIQRARLAVQRALPLLALSHRAAPAAAEAAAVL; the protein is encoded by the coding sequence ATGACCCGCCCCCTCCGTATCGTCGCCGTCTCCGGCGGACTACAGCGCCCCTCCAGGGCTGCAACCCTGGCCGAGCACCTGCTGGACCTGATCGGCGAGGACGTTGCCTGCGAACCGCACCTGATCGAGCTGGGTGAGCTGGCGCCGCAACTGGCCGGCGCGCTGTGGCGCTCGCAGCTGCCCGAGGCTGTGGAGCGGCAGCTGGTGGCCGTTGAACAGGCAGACGTACTGGTGGTGGCCACGCCGGTCTACCGCGGTTCGTACACCGGCCTGTTCAAGCACTTCTTCGATTTCATCCACCAGGACGCACTGGTCGACACCCCGATCCTGCTCGCCGCCACCGGCGGCAGTGAGCGCCACGCGCTGGTGATCGACCACCAGCTGCGGCCACTCTTCAGTTTCTTCCAGGCCCGCACCCTGCCCCTGGGCGTGTACGCCACCGACCGCGATTTCGCCGAGGGCCGCGTGCACAACGACGCCCTGATCCAGCGTGCACGGCTGGCGGTGCAGCGGGCGCTGCCCCTGCTTGCGCTGTCCCATCGTGCAGCGCCCGCTGCCGCCGAGGCCGCTGCAGTCCTCTGA
- a CDS encoding tetratricopeptide repeat protein, whose translation MQTFTEEWIGALRRVALCAGLAALACSTPALGNDNAAERDRVMAAAKTGNAEAQNELGDRYLRGAGVDRDAAKAADWYRKAADQGYAPAQSMLGVLYLRGNGVPKDSAQALHWVRKAADQGNADAQSDLGIMYLQGLGPQQDDAQAVLWLRRAAELGSPAGQYSLANLYQKGRAGLTKDEAQAMQWYARAAVQELGLAGVKEARLELCLNRKENEVWCAEMDTPGAFGPVEAFTAAADGGDVEAQTRLALMYAKGISVQKDEARSADLYRKAAMAGYAPAQAELGYLYSIGRGVPKDQEEDIYWTCEAAAQGNRRAIRNLAIKQTYDLFDPKECPERRTRKR comes from the coding sequence ATGCAGACGTTCACGGAAGAATGGATTGGCGCCCTGCGGCGCGTCGCACTCTGTGCGGGACTGGCTGCCCTGGCCTGCAGCACGCCTGCGCTTGGCAATGACAACGCAGCCGAGCGGGATCGCGTGATGGCTGCGGCGAAGACCGGCAACGCGGAAGCCCAGAATGAACTTGGGGACAGGTATCTGCGCGGCGCAGGCGTCGACAGGGACGCAGCGAAGGCAGCGGACTGGTACCGCAAGGCGGCCGATCAGGGCTATGCGCCGGCACAGTCCATGCTGGGTGTGCTGTATCTGCGAGGCAATGGCGTGCCGAAGGATTCCGCTCAGGCCCTGCACTGGGTACGCAAGGCTGCCGATCAGGGCAATGCGGACGCACAGTCCGATCTCGGGATCATGTACCTGCAGGGCCTGGGCCCGCAGCAGGATGATGCCCAGGCTGTCCTGTGGCTCCGCCGAGCCGCTGAACTCGGCTCGCCGGCCGGGCAGTACAGCCTTGCCAATCTCTATCAGAAGGGACGCGCCGGCCTCACGAAAGACGAGGCCCAGGCCATGCAGTGGTATGCCAGGGCAGCCGTGCAGGAGCTCGGCCTAGCGGGAGTCAAGGAGGCCCGTCTGGAGCTGTGCCTGAATCGCAAGGAGAACGAGGTGTGGTGTGCCGAGATGGACACGCCCGGCGCGTTTGGCCCGGTTGAAGCATTCACAGCGGCTGCCGATGGCGGTGATGTGGAGGCGCAGACCAGGCTCGCCCTGATGTATGCCAAGGGTATCAGCGTACAGAAGGATGAGGCCCGATCCGCCGACCTGTATCGCAAGGCGGCAATGGCGGGCTACGCGCCTGCACAGGCCGAGCTGGGATACCTGTACTCCATCGGGCGCGGGGTGCCCAAGGACCAGGAAGAGGATATCTACTGGACCTGTGAGGCTGCAGCGCAGGGAAACCGCAGGGCGATCCGCAATCTGGCCATCAAGCAGACCTACGATCTGTTCGATCCGAAGGAGTGCCCCGAGCGGCGCACGCGCAAGCGCTGA
- a CDS encoding DUF1852 domain-containing protein, whose product MTTDTFTFSITRIPFNEDYQPADGTRITTNFANLARGASRQENLRNTISMINNRFNDLAHWDNPSADRYAVELDIISVEMHIDGADGSDPFPLIEVLRPTIVDTRTGARTEGIVGNNFSSYVRDYDFSVVLPASNEGKATFGIPEGFGDLHGKLFQHFLESDAYRANFSKGPVICISVSSSKTYHRTENHHPILGVEYRQGEFSPTDQYFDKMGLQVRYFMPPGSVAPLAFYFQGDLLGDYSNLELIGTISTMEAFQKIYRPEIYNANSVAGKVYQPSLKHQDYSSTRIVYDREERSQLAVKQGKFTEEHFIKPYRAVLEQWAAR is encoded by the coding sequence ATGACGACCGACACCTTCACTTTCAGCATCACGCGCATCCCCTTCAACGAGGACTACCAGCCCGCTGACGGCACGCGCATCACCACCAACTTCGCCAACCTGGCCCGTGGCGCATCCCGCCAGGAAAACCTGCGCAACACGATCAGCATGATCAACAACCGCTTCAACGACCTGGCGCACTGGGACAACCCGAGCGCGGACCGCTACGCCGTTGAGCTGGACATCATCTCGGTGGAGATGCACATCGATGGAGCCGATGGCAGCGATCCGTTCCCGCTGATCGAAGTGCTGCGCCCGACCATTGTCGACACGCGTACCGGCGCTCGCACCGAGGGCATCGTCGGCAACAACTTCTCGTCCTATGTGCGTGACTACGATTTCAGCGTGGTACTGCCGGCCAGCAACGAGGGAAAGGCGACCTTCGGCATTCCGGAAGGCTTCGGTGATCTTCACGGCAAACTGTTCCAGCACTTTCTGGAATCGGACGCCTACCGCGCCAATTTCAGCAAGGGGCCGGTAATCTGCATCAGCGTCTCCAGCAGCAAGACCTACCATCGTACCGAGAACCACCATCCCATCCTGGGCGTGGAGTATCGCCAGGGCGAGTTCTCCCCCACCGACCAGTACTTCGACAAGATGGGCCTGCAGGTGCGCTATTTCATGCCGCCGGGCAGCGTCGCGCCGCTGGCGTTCTACTTCCAGGGCGACCTGCTGGGCGACTACTCGAACCTGGAGCTGATCGGCACCATCAGCACGATGGAGGCATTCCAGAAGATCTACCGGCCGGAGATCTACAACGCCAATTCCGTGGCCGGCAAGGTCTACCAGCCCAGCCTGAAGCACCAGGACTACTCCTCCACCCGCATCGTCTACGACCGCGAAGAGCGCAGCCAGCTGGCGGTCAAGCAGGGCAAATTCACCGAAGAGCACTTCATCAAGCCGTATCGCGCCGTGCTTGAGCAGTGGGCTGCCCGCTGA
- a CDS encoding methylenetetrahydrofolate reductase — MPAPGSQRAEAFINAFSLEVSAKAMPALRAEADRIAPGTTISIPYLASEDDDARLAAARTVRELGFEPMPHLSARRIASRAALARFLERAASEAGVEKCLLIAGDLSAPAGPFADSTSIIETGLLERYGIKVVAIGGHPEGHPVMTAEDRWHVLERKCQAIEARGMAPLIITQFAFDADIVLAWLDALRARGITVPVLVGVPGPASIARLARYAAMCGVGASASMLARYGISIGRLLGTAGPEVFMDRLLSGLTDAHGPVSPHFFPFGGIAPSLEWVEQYRRSIYSSGG; from the coding sequence ATGCCTGCACCTGGATCGCAGCGGGCGGAAGCCTTCATCAACGCGTTTTCTCTGGAAGTGAGCGCGAAGGCCATGCCGGCACTACGCGCGGAAGCGGATCGCATCGCTCCGGGAACGACGATCTCGATCCCTTACCTGGCGAGCGAGGACGACGACGCCCGGCTGGCGGCCGCGCGCACGGTGCGCGAACTCGGCTTCGAGCCGATGCCGCATCTCTCTGCCCGCCGCATCGCGTCGCGTGCGGCGCTTGCGCGGTTCCTGGAACGCGCCGCCAGCGAAGCGGGGGTAGAGAAGTGCCTGCTGATCGCCGGTGATCTTTCCGCGCCCGCAGGGCCGTTTGCCGACAGTACCTCGATCATCGAGACCGGCCTTCTTGAGCGTTACGGCATCAAGGTTGTGGCCATCGGCGGGCATCCGGAAGGCCATCCGGTGATGACCGCCGAGGACCGGTGGCACGTGTTGGAACGCAAATGCCAGGCCATCGAGGCGAGAGGCATGGCACCGCTGATCATCACCCAGTTCGCCTTCGATGCCGATATCGTGCTGGCCTGGCTGGATGCGCTGCGCGCCCGTGGCATCACGGTTCCGGTACTGGTGGGCGTGCCGGGCCCGGCCAGCATTGCGCGGCTGGCGCGCTACGCCGCGATGTGCGGCGTGGGTGCCAGTGCATCGATGCTGGCGCGGTACGGCATCTCGATCGGCCGGCTGCTGGGAACGGCAGGGCCGGAGGTGTTCATGGATCGCCTGCTGAGTGGGCTGACGGACGCCCATGGCCCGGTCAGCCCGCACTTCTTCCCGTTCGGTGGCATTGCGCCATCACTGGAGTGGGTGGAGCAGTATCGGCGGAGCATTTACAGCAGCGGCGGCTGA